Proteins encoded by one window of Culicoides brevitarsis isolate CSIRO-B50_1 chromosome 2, AGI_CSIRO_Cbre_v1, whole genome shotgun sequence:
- the LOC134828442 gene encoding uncharacterized protein LOC134828442, translating to MTLLFSKFQEIQQSSEIQQILDIQQVSDIQQVSNIQQVSNIQQVSDIQQVSDIQQILDIQQILDIQQVSDIQQVLDIQQILDIQQISDIQQILDIQQILDIQQILDIQQVSNIQQILKIMILKIFSKPQQ from the exons ATGACCTTAT tattcagcaaatttcaagaaattcagCAATCTTCagaaattcagcaaattttagatATTCAGCAAGTTTCAGATATTCAGCAAGTTTCAAATATTCAGCAAGTTTCAAATATTCAGCAAGTTTCAGATATTCAGCAAGTTTcagatattcagcaaattttagatattcagcaaattttagatATTCAGCAAGTTTCAGATATTCAGCAAGTTTtagatattcagcaaattttagatattcagcaaatttcagatattcagcaaattttagatattcagcaaattttagatattcagcaaattttagatattcagcaagtttcaaatattcagcaaattttaaaaattatgatcttAAAGATATTCAGCAAACCTCAGCAGtga